A single window of Thalassoroseus pseudoceratinae DNA harbors:
- a CDS encoding UDP-N-acetylmuramoyl-L-alanyl-D-glutamate--2,6-diaminopimelate ligase, translating into MSPWLPQSQEPVSLRQLFPAASFVGCADIRITDICEDSTRCKPRTMFAALPGTRCQGTAFVADAVNRGAGSVLVERPLPDVSVPQCVVQNVRAAYSYLCEALHEYPSQRLKTVGVTGTNGKTTTTYLVRSILKSAGHPTGMIGTIEYDDGIEQKPAQLTTPDSATLASSLSRMVHNRQTHVAMELSSHALDQGRAAGTQLDVAVVTNVTHDHFDYHRDSQAYAEAKSRIFDQCKPGATIVLNADDPSSQAFQARLAGRKVVTYGMRPNANVTAEVLEHSLHGTRFRVHVGTDSQMFWTSLIGPHNVSNCLAAIVATSTFGLSLREISAGIERLDVVPGRLERVVHDRDFHLFVDYAHTPDALTHAIETLKPHTAGKLICVFGAGGDRDQSKRPLLGRAATEADVAIITSDNPRSEDPASIIQDVAAGVTNARCEYHTETNRRAAIELATSLATSGDTILIAGKGHERFQEIKGERYPFDDREVVQNILPFRLPQPQPVLDRMSA; encoded by the coding sequence ATGTCGCCATGGCTGCCGCAAAGTCAAGAACCGGTCAGTTTGCGACAACTGTTTCCGGCTGCCAGTTTTGTGGGATGTGCGGATATCCGCATCACCGACATCTGCGAAGATAGCACGCGGTGCAAACCTCGAACAATGTTCGCGGCCTTGCCTGGAACGCGTTGCCAAGGAACCGCTTTCGTCGCCGACGCTGTGAATCGGGGAGCCGGTTCCGTTCTCGTCGAGCGTCCACTGCCGGATGTGTCGGTACCGCAATGCGTCGTGCAAAATGTGCGGGCGGCGTACTCCTATCTTTGTGAAGCGCTCCATGAATATCCGTCGCAACGACTCAAAACCGTTGGAGTGACCGGAACCAATGGCAAGACGACCACCACCTATCTGGTTCGCTCGATTCTCAAGTCCGCTGGGCATCCAACGGGGATGATTGGCACGATCGAATATGACGACGGAATCGAACAAAAACCGGCCCAACTGACGACTCCAGATTCCGCAACATTGGCATCGAGTTTGTCGCGGATGGTACACAACCGCCAAACTCACGTCGCGATGGAACTGTCCAGTCACGCATTGGACCAAGGGCGAGCCGCCGGAACTCAACTTGATGTGGCCGTGGTCACCAACGTCACTCACGACCACTTCGACTATCACCGCGATTCCCAGGCATATGCCGAAGCAAAATCCCGAATCTTCGATCAATGCAAACCGGGAGCAACGATCGTACTGAACGCCGACGATCCGTCGTCGCAAGCATTTCAAGCCCGACTTGCCGGTCGCAAGGTGGTCACCTACGGCATGAGACCCAATGCCAACGTTACCGCTGAGGTCTTGGAGCACTCACTGCACGGAACCCGATTCCGCGTACATGTCGGCACTGACTCTCAAATGTTCTGGACCAGCCTCATCGGTCCGCATAATGTCTCTAACTGCCTTGCTGCCATCGTTGCGACATCGACGTTCGGTCTCTCTCTTCGAGAGATTTCCGCCGGAATCGAACGGCTCGATGTGGTTCCCGGCCGTCTGGAGCGGGTCGTACACGATCGCGACTTTCACCTCTTTGTGGACTACGCTCACACCCCCGATGCACTCACGCATGCCATCGAAACATTGAAACCGCACACCGCGGGAAAACTAATCTGCGTCTTTGGTGCCGGTGGCGATCGTGATCAAAGCAAACGACCATTGCTAGGCCGAGCGGCGACTGAGGCGGATGTGGCAATCATCACAAGCGATAATCCAAGGTCCGAAGACCCAGCATCGATCATCCAAGATGTCGCCGCAGGTGTGACAAACGCTCGCTGTGAATATCACACCGAGACGAATCGGAGAGCTGCAATCGAACTAGCAACTTCGCTAGCCACGTCGGGAGACACTATTCTGATTGCCGGCAAAGGACACGAACGGTTTCAAGAGATCAAAGGGGAACGATACCCATTTGACGACCGGGAAGTCGTTCAAAACATTCTGCCTTTTCGACTGCCGCAGCCACAACCTGTTCTTGATCGCATGAGTGCTTAG
- a CDS encoding UDP-N-acetylmuramoyl-tripeptide--D-alanyl-D-alanine ligase produces MQPTTLDNLINAVHGQAVGVTGGAVFHRIQTDSRKVQPGDVFWPLCGQRFDGHNFVTQAFENGAIASVVSRHHAKCTGSQKSTILVSDTNQALQNFARWHRQRWGKPVIGVTGSCGKTTTREAIHSVLSTVMTGCQSHSNNNNHFGVPYTLLNIRPDDQFAVVECGASALGEMQDLVSCCQPTIGVITGVSNSHLEGFQSLQGIYTEKTRMVSSLKSDELAIVAGDNRKLRSLVEKLSCRTLYVGENSDNHVQIESVRLNNEQTEFQVGKETFCVPLAGKHNAQAAAIAVAIGREFGLSTNAIREGLLNIEPIPGRCQVERFGGWTVINDTYNASPTSTLAACRLLRDWDAPFSAQKHLVLGDMLELGDRSAAFHQKLGRQIAASGIDQLHTYGVDAEYIVAGAVEEGFPSMRTNASNSLTELCKQLAGSLSQNDVVLVKGSRGMRMERVVEFLRYQFLCSNLNLAKAA; encoded by the coding sequence ATGCAGCCAACCACCCTCGACAACTTAATCAACGCTGTCCACGGCCAAGCCGTCGGGGTGACGGGTGGGGCGGTGTTTCATCGAATCCAGACAGATTCCCGGAAAGTTCAGCCGGGCGACGTGTTTTGGCCACTGTGTGGTCAACGATTCGACGGACACAACTTCGTTACTCAGGCTTTTGAAAACGGAGCCATCGCGAGCGTTGTTTCTCGGCATCACGCAAAGTGCACTGGTTCACAGAAGAGTACTATTCTCGTTTCGGACACAAATCAGGCATTGCAAAATTTCGCGCGATGGCACCGACAGCGATGGGGGAAACCAGTTATCGGAGTGACTGGTTCCTGTGGCAAAACGACCACTCGTGAAGCCATCCATTCTGTGCTATCAACTGTAATGACCGGCTGCCAAAGTCATTCGAATAACAACAATCATTTTGGTGTGCCTTATACACTTCTCAATATTCGGCCTGACGATCAGTTCGCCGTCGTCGAGTGTGGTGCGTCGGCACTTGGAGAAATGCAAGATTTGGTCTCGTGTTGTCAGCCGACGATCGGTGTGATCACCGGTGTCAGCAACTCTCATCTCGAAGGTTTTCAAAGTCTACAGGGAATCTATACAGAAAAGACCAGGATGGTCAGCTCCTTGAAGTCAGACGAGCTTGCCATCGTAGCCGGTGATAACCGGAAGCTAAGAAGCTTAGTCGAAAAACTTAGCTGTCGAACACTATACGTCGGTGAGAACTCTGATAATCATGTACAGATTGAATCTGTTCGACTGAATAACGAGCAGACCGAGTTCCAGGTTGGCAAAGAAACGTTTTGTGTACCCCTAGCTGGCAAACACAACGCTCAAGCCGCCGCGATCGCCGTTGCGATTGGTCGAGAATTTGGCTTGTCAACAAATGCGATCCGCGAAGGGCTCCTGAACATTGAGCCAATCCCAGGGCGTTGCCAAGTCGAACGGTTCGGCGGCTGGACCGTCATCAACGATACTTATAATGCCAGTCCGACATCGACGTTGGCTGCATGTCGATTGCTGAGAGATTGGGATGCTCCGTTCTCAGCGCAAAAGCATCTCGTTCTCGGTGACATGTTAGAGCTTGGCGATCGGTCAGCGGCCTTCCATCAGAAGCTAGGACGGCAAATTGCAGCTAGCGGAATCGATCAACTTCATACATATGGCGTGGATGCAGAATATATTGTCGCGGGAGCCGTCGAAGAGGGCTTCCCTTCGATGCGAACAAATGCTAGTAACTCCTTAACGGAACTATGCAAACAACTTGCAGGCAGCCTTAGCCAAAATGACGTCGTCCTCGTGAAAGGTTCGCGAGGAATGCGAATGGAACGGGTTGTTGAATTCCTACGATATCAGTTCCTATGTTCGAATTTGAACCTCGCAAAAGCAGCCTAA
- a CDS encoding amidohydrolase family protein, translating into MARELAGCWNLVGYPSILADMKTSQLTRRQVLLGSAAILGGVRSGIVTAADRESQLEIIDCHTHFYDPTRTEGVPWPPKKSSLYRTVLPRHLKELKTFRPVTGTVIVEASPWVEDNAWLLDLAKDDPFIVGIVGNLTPGEADFAKHLKRFAANRLFRGIRISVKLLKNLLSNGNLNDLRLLADHDLALDVNGGPETPAVVAELAGKLSDLRIVQNHIGNVAITNSPPPKEWRDGIRAAAKHPNVYCKISALVEGATRRTKAAPPSDLDFYRPYIDVVWNAFGSDRVIYGSNWPVSERAASYETLQRLVFEYATEKGDSALRKFFSVNAKAAYKWVDRPGRV; encoded by the coding sequence ATGGCTAGAGAACTTGCGGGTTGCTGGAATCTTGTTGGATATCCATCTATTCTGGCCGATATGAAAACCTCGCAACTCACACGCCGACAAGTTCTGCTCGGGAGCGCCGCCATTCTCGGCGGAGTCCGTTCCGGAATCGTGACCGCCGCTGATCGAGAATCGCAACTCGAAATCATCGATTGCCATACGCATTTCTATGATCCGACTCGGACGGAGGGCGTTCCGTGGCCGCCGAAGAAATCATCGCTCTATCGAACGGTTCTGCCTCGGCATCTGAAGGAGTTGAAGACCTTCCGGCCGGTCACGGGTACGGTCATTGTCGAGGCAAGCCCTTGGGTTGAAGACAACGCTTGGCTACTCGATCTTGCCAAGGATGATCCTTTTATCGTCGGCATTGTCGGAAACCTAACGCCGGGCGAAGCCGACTTTGCGAAGCATCTAAAACGGTTCGCAGCAAACCGACTGTTTCGTGGGATTCGCATTTCGGTGAAGCTGTTGAAGAACCTCTTATCGAACGGCAATTTGAACGATCTTCGGTTACTAGCAGATCACGATTTGGCGCTCGACGTCAACGGCGGACCGGAAACGCCCGCTGTCGTCGCAGAACTGGCCGGTAAGCTCTCGGATTTGCGGATCGTGCAGAATCACATCGGCAACGTTGCAATCACGAATTCGCCGCCACCGAAAGAATGGCGAGATGGAATTCGTGCGGCGGCGAAGCATCCAAATGTATATTGCAAAATCTCTGCACTCGTCGAAGGTGCTACTCGAAGGACGAAGGCTGCTCCACCGTCGGACTTAGATTTCTATCGTCCCTATATCGATGTTGTTTGGAATGCGTTTGGAAGCGATCGTGTGATTTACGGCAGTAATTGGCCGGTGTCCGAACGGGCAGCAAGTTACGAGACGTTACAGCGACTTGTGTTCGAGTACGCCACAGAGAAAGGTGATTCGGCACTTCGCAAGTTCTTCTCAGTCAATGCGAAGGCGGCCTACAAATGGGTAGATCGTCCAGGCCGAGTTTAG
- a CDS encoding FtsW/RodA/SpoVE family cell cycle protein translates to MDATRSLFLSLIAVLASCGLLMVHSASVTSWPTEADQIYLSRHAVFVLLGGIAALGCSCIPASRLRQLAPWMFAGTVLLLVAVLVPGFSVRVNGARRWLRAGGISLQPSEFAKITLPLLLASLATTRTQMMRHWLWGTLPFLLPIGLVGGLVLVEPDLGTAAFLMASGSLCLFFAGWPLRNFIFGCVFGGLVLGFGVGLRPYQLERIRGFIGAWTDFDSAPYQLKQSLMTLGAGGVDGVGIGNGWQKLSFLPEANTDFVIAVVGEELGLVGTLGLVAVWLGVLLTGFRLLERCEPHSFSAIAGKTLIAQLVLQAAINVAVVTAMVPPKGIAHPLVSYGGSNLLVSFISVGLILSLTKSSADG, encoded by the coding sequence ATGGACGCGACTCGAAGCCTGTTTCTTTCACTGATTGCAGTTCTCGCAAGCTGTGGCTTATTGATGGTCCACAGTGCGAGCGTCACGTCATGGCCGACGGAAGCCGATCAAATCTATTTGTCCCGTCATGCCGTGTTCGTTCTACTGGGGGGCATTGCCGCCCTAGGGTGTTCGTGCATTCCTGCGAGTCGATTGAGACAACTGGCTCCGTGGATGTTCGCAGGGACAGTCTTGTTGCTAGTCGCGGTTTTGGTTCCTGGTTTTAGTGTCCGAGTCAATGGAGCTAGACGTTGGCTACGGGCTGGTGGTATTTCGTTGCAACCATCGGAGTTTGCGAAGATTACGCTTCCTCTCTTGCTGGCCTCTCTGGCAACGACGCGGACACAGATGATGCGGCATTGGCTTTGGGGAACGTTACCTTTCTTGTTGCCAATCGGTCTAGTTGGTGGACTTGTGCTGGTCGAACCGGACTTGGGGACCGCCGCATTCCTGATGGCTAGCGGGTCGTTGTGCTTGTTCTTCGCAGGATGGCCTCTGAGAAACTTCATATTTGGCTGCGTGTTTGGTGGGCTTGTGCTGGGCTTTGGAGTGGGGCTGAGGCCGTATCAGCTTGAACGGATCCGCGGGTTCATCGGAGCTTGGACGGATTTCGATTCCGCACCGTATCAACTGAAACAGTCTCTCATGACATTGGGGGCGGGCGGGGTTGATGGCGTCGGGATCGGCAATGGTTGGCAGAAGCTGAGTTTTCTGCCTGAGGCAAACACGGATTTCGTGATTGCGGTGGTTGGGGAGGAGCTTGGTCTCGTTGGTACGTTGGGATTGGTTGCCGTCTGGCTGGGTGTTCTGCTGACCGGGTTTCGCCTGCTGGAACGGTGCGAACCTCACAGTTTTTCCGCGATTGCTGGTAAGACTCTCATCGCCCAGCTTGTGTTGCAGGCTGCAATAAACGTTGCTGTTGTGACCGCCATGGTTCCACCGAAGGGGATTGCTCATCCACTTGTGAGTTACGGTGGTAGCAATCTGTTGGTCAGTTTTATCTCCGTTGGATTGATTCTCAGCCTGACCAAATCATCAGCAGATGGCTAG
- the rimI gene encoding ribosomal protein S18-alanine N-acetyltransferase — protein sequence MSYGNTQQEQSLKVQIRWLIRRDMAEVLEIERQSFEFPWSEEDFLCCLRQRNCIGMVAEAGNDIVGFMIYELHKSRLRILNFAVSDSHRRHGVGCQMVRRLVDKLSQQRRQEIVLEVRERNLPAQLFFSQQGFRAVEVIRNYYEDTAEDAYAMQYRLKPVDDVFSPFAPQNRISEYDAA from the coding sequence GTGTCGTACGGAAACACGCAACAAGAGCAGAGCTTGAAGGTTCAAATTCGATGGCTCATTCGCCGAGACATGGCGGAAGTCCTTGAAATCGAACGGCAAAGTTTCGAGTTCCCTTGGTCCGAGGAAGATTTCCTCTGTTGTTTACGGCAACGCAACTGCATCGGCATGGTTGCGGAAGCCGGGAACGATATCGTCGGGTTCATGATCTACGAGCTTCACAAATCGCGGCTCCGGATCCTCAATTTTGCTGTCAGTGACTCGCATCGACGACATGGTGTGGGCTGTCAGATGGTTCGTCGGTTGGTGGACAAGCTTTCGCAGCAACGCCGTCAGGAAATCGTGCTGGAAGTTCGGGAACGAAACCTGCCCGCACAGTTGTTCTTCAGTCAGCAAGGATTCCGGGCCGTCGAGGTCATTCGGAACTACTACGAAGACACTGCCGAAGACGCCTACGCGATGCAGTACCGGCTCAAACCGGTCGACGACGTGTTCTCACCATTTGCGCCGCAAAACCGCATCTCGGAATATGACGCCGCCTAA
- a CDS encoding sodium:solute symporter family transporter — translation MHPLDFVTVAGYLVLMLGLGFVFGRNQSRQEFFLAGHSMGWIPVGLSVMATLFSSNSFVFYPSAAFGDSLRIGLSLVAFTFMTPIVVWVFIPVYSRLGVETAYEYLEMRYHVSVRTLASGLFIFLRIGWMASATYAASVVVSSVMEVPQTAVIIVLGLVSIGYTMLGGLRAVMWTDVLQFVVFAVTILLTLGLVMELTGFGPSQLFDTYFANRKNLVVDFSPSLTLKHGSWAILIGVFLEGLSAFGVDQVAVQRYLSSKNERTSQWGAALNLAAMWIVLPGLLMIGVGLFAYYAQNPTDLASGSLAEAMAADETLADRALPEFVQLHFPAGLAGLFLAALMAAIMSSIDSGVHSVTTALIVDFRDRLVPHWRPTNERGEVRFIRGLIVLIGGLAIALACYVETLGDDVFDVGKKLTAAFGGPLLAIFLLALFSRRTTTRGVLLSVIVSTILTLVLMYTQDWYSVWYWPVGFGMAMFLGYFLSLFGTAPQTRYTYLDILKRKMDNS, via the coding sequence GTGCATCCACTCGATTTTGTGACTGTGGCTGGGTATCTCGTTTTGATGCTTGGCCTGGGGTTTGTTTTCGGGCGTAACCAATCGCGACAAGAATTCTTCCTAGCCGGCCACTCGATGGGCTGGATCCCGGTTGGGTTGAGTGTGATGGCAACGCTGTTTTCCTCGAATAGTTTTGTCTTCTATCCCTCGGCAGCATTTGGGGATAGTCTGCGTATCGGCCTGTCACTCGTGGCCTTTACATTTATGACTCCGATTGTGGTCTGGGTGTTCATCCCTGTGTACTCTCGTTTGGGAGTCGAGACGGCCTACGAATACTTGGAAATGCGGTATCATGTTTCGGTTCGCACACTCGCAAGCGGACTGTTCATCTTTCTGCGAATTGGCTGGATGGCGTCGGCAACCTATGCCGCATCAGTCGTCGTTTCCAGCGTGATGGAAGTGCCACAGACGGCGGTGATTATCGTGCTCGGTCTTGTGTCCATCGGCTACACCATGCTCGGTGGATTGCGGGCTGTCATGTGGACTGACGTCCTACAGTTTGTCGTTTTCGCAGTGACAATCCTACTGACTCTAGGTCTCGTCATGGAGTTGACAGGTTTCGGTCCTAGTCAGTTGTTCGACACTTACTTCGCGAACCGAAAAAACCTAGTCGTCGATTTCTCCCCGTCGCTGACACTCAAGCACGGTAGCTGGGCAATACTCATCGGCGTGTTTTTGGAAGGGCTATCTGCGTTTGGGGTCGATCAAGTTGCGGTGCAACGGTATTTGTCGTCTAAGAACGAACGAACATCGCAATGGGGAGCAGCCTTGAACTTGGCTGCAATGTGGATTGTGCTACCGGGTCTACTAATGATTGGCGTCGGTCTATTTGCGTACTACGCGCAGAACCCAACCGATCTTGCAAGCGGATCTCTTGCCGAAGCTATGGCTGCGGACGAGACTCTGGCCGATCGAGCCTTGCCGGAGTTTGTCCAACTCCATTTTCCTGCAGGATTGGCGGGGTTGTTCCTCGCAGCATTGATGGCAGCAATTATGTCGAGTATTGACTCCGGTGTGCATTCAGTGACAACGGCTTTGATCGTGGACTTTCGTGATCGTCTTGTCCCCCATTGGCGGCCGACAAATGAACGTGGAGAAGTTCGATTCATCCGTGGCTTGATTGTACTCATTGGTGGTCTCGCAATCGCACTGGCCTGCTATGTCGAAACACTTGGCGACGACGTGTTTGATGTCGGCAAGAAACTGACTGCCGCATTTGGCGGGCCGTTGCTTGCGATCTTCTTATTAGCATTGTTCTCGCGTCGTACAACCACGCGAGGAGTATTGTTGAGTGTCATCGTTTCAACGATCTTGACCTTGGTCTTGATGTACACACAAGACTGGTATTCCGTGTGGTATTGGCCTGTCGGGTTTGGGATGGCGATGTTCTTGGGATACTTCCTTAGCCTGTTTGGGACCGCTCCACAAACACGATACACATACCTTGATATTCTCAAAAGAAAGATGGACAACTCATGA
- a CDS encoding ferrochelatase: protein MNSAYDAILLIGFGGPEGPDDVIPFLENVLRGRNVPRERMLEVAEHYNHFGGVSPINGQVRELMDALRPELESHGVDLPMYWGNRNWHPMLTDTMQSMKDDGIQKALGLVLAAYSSYSSCRQYREDVAKSQDAVGDGVPEVDKIRVFYNHPLFIDANVDRVRHAMNAFAASSPASDIHIAFTAHSIPMSMANHCNYERQLQETCRLVAESLEVSEDRWQLVYQSRSGRPQDPWLEPDILDHIQQVHDEGVQNLVVMPIGFLSDHMEVLFDLDEEAQEKADELGMQMVRAKSVGTHPKFVQMLRELIQERLDSDIPRRAIGEFGPNHDVCPVDCCPAPARPQRR, encoded by the coding sequence ATGAATTCCGCCTACGATGCTATTTTGCTGATTGGGTTTGGTGGTCCGGAAGGCCCCGACGATGTGATTCCGTTCCTTGAAAACGTCTTACGAGGACGGAATGTGCCGCGGGAACGGATGCTGGAAGTCGCCGAGCATTACAACCACTTCGGCGGCGTGAGCCCGATCAACGGCCAAGTGCGGGAACTCATGGATGCTTTGCGACCGGAGTTGGAATCGCATGGGGTCGATTTGCCAATGTATTGGGGAAATCGAAATTGGCATCCGATGCTCACAGACACGATGCAAAGCATGAAAGATGATGGCATTCAGAAAGCATTGGGGTTGGTCCTGGCGGCGTACAGTTCATATTCGAGTTGCCGTCAGTATCGCGAGGATGTGGCGAAATCTCAGGACGCCGTGGGCGATGGCGTCCCCGAAGTCGACAAGATTCGCGTCTTCTACAATCACCCCCTGTTCATCGACGCCAATGTGGACCGTGTTCGACATGCAATGAATGCCTTCGCTGCTTCGAGCCCGGCCAGCGACATTCATATCGCTTTCACAGCCCACAGCATCCCAATGTCGATGGCCAATCACTGCAACTACGAACGGCAGCTTCAAGAAACGTGTCGGTTGGTCGCTGAGTCGCTCGAAGTGTCTGAGGATCGTTGGCAACTTGTGTATCAAAGTCGCAGTGGGCGACCGCAAGATCCATGGTTGGAACCAGATATCCTTGACCACATCCAGCAAGTCCACGACGAGGGCGTGCAGAATCTTGTCGTTATGCCGATTGGCTTTTTGTCCGATCACATGGAAGTCTTGTTTGACTTGGACGAAGAAGCGCAGGAAAAAGCGGATGAACTTGGCATGCAAATGGTGCGAGCCAAGAGTGTCGGCACGCATCCGAAATTCGTGCAGATGTTGAGAGAACTCATTCAGGAACGTCTAGACTCTGACATTCCCCGGCGAGCAATTGGGGAATTTGGCCCGAATCATGATGTCTGTCCGGTCGATTGTTGTCCGGCCCCTGCTCGCCCGCAACGCCGTTGA
- the mraY gene encoding phospho-N-acetylmuramoyl-pentapeptide-transferase: protein MARIVLATLTSFLFTLLFGPAAIRWLQQRFREPVRSDSTRLDEIQASKNQTPTMGGLLIISAIVIATLLWGDLLNHYIQIGLVVALAFAGLGAWDDWTKLKTSRNGLSVKQKLLVQVGIALSVAVLLYLAERQHSTEASLFWPFGGHRIPLGIGLVVWAAFVTVSVSNAVNLTDGLDGLASGCMICVATTFVGLTFIAGNQFFANRLTVPYVSGGGEVAVLMSSMLGGLLGFLWFNCHPAQVFMGDTGSLSIGSLLAFAAVVARQEVLLVICGGVFVVEAMSVILQVGCYKLTGQRIILCSPLHNHYLFRGDPETRIVIRFWIASAVLVVVGIGTLLIR from the coding sequence ATGGCTCGAATCGTGTTGGCGACGTTGACATCGTTTTTGTTTACGCTGTTGTTCGGTCCCGCAGCGATTCGTTGGCTGCAGCAGCGATTTCGTGAACCGGTCCGAAGTGACTCCACTCGTCTCGATGAAATTCAAGCTAGCAAGAACCAAACGCCGACAATGGGTGGCTTGCTAATCATATCTGCGATTGTGATAGCGACTCTGCTTTGGGGAGATCTACTCAATCACTATATTCAAATCGGGTTGGTCGTGGCTTTAGCATTTGCAGGGCTCGGCGCATGGGATGATTGGACGAAGCTCAAGACGTCACGTAACGGGCTGAGTGTCAAACAAAAACTATTGGTCCAAGTGGGGATTGCTCTGTCTGTTGCGGTCCTGCTGTACCTCGCTGAACGGCAACATTCAACAGAGGCAAGTCTCTTCTGGCCGTTTGGTGGACACCGAATACCACTCGGAATCGGTCTGGTCGTTTGGGCGGCATTCGTGACCGTCAGCGTTTCGAATGCAGTCAATTTGACAGATGGGTTAGATGGTCTTGCTAGTGGCTGCATGATCTGTGTGGCGACAACGTTTGTCGGTCTGACATTCATTGCGGGCAACCAATTCTTCGCGAATCGCCTGACTGTCCCTTATGTGAGTGGGGGCGGTGAGGTTGCCGTGCTCATGAGTTCGATGTTGGGCGGGTTGCTTGGATTCTTGTGGTTCAATTGTCATCCCGCGCAGGTTTTTATGGGGGATACGGGATCCCTATCAATCGGTTCACTCCTCGCGTTTGCAGCGGTGGTCGCACGTCAGGAAGTTCTGCTTGTCATCTGCGGAGGTGTCTTCGTTGTAGAAGCGATGAGTGTGATTCTGCAAGTCGGATGCTATAAGCTCACTGGTCAACGAATCATACTCTGTAGTCCATTACACAATCACTATTTGTTTCGAGGCGATCCTGAAACTCGAATCGTGATCAGGTTTTGGATTGCGTCCGCAGTCCTTGTTGTTGTCGGGATTGGTACCTTGTTGATTCGATAG
- a CDS encoding lactonase family protein, whose product MVPMSFALAVLTIAAGSATAKEPKNELLVYFGTYTRGDSASEGIYLSRLDLTTGELSKPELAAKLPNPSFLEFHPNKKFAYAVSEMANFEGKKTGAVTALAIDSQTGKLTELNRKPSGGVGPCHVSVDAKGTTVFVANYGAGSCASLPIEDDGSLQDPATVMQHEGSSVNPRRQKGPHAHSINLDPANKHAYVCDLGLDQVLIYGFDPNTSELTKNDPPFAKIEPGSGPRHFAFHPNGKTAYINGEMTMTVVTLEYDADTGGMTPVQTLSTMPEKHNGTNLSTAEVRVHPSGKFVYVSNRGHHTIAIFRVNPDTGKLSAVGHASTRGETPRNFNITPDGKFLLAANQDSDDVAVFTIDQETGKLDPVGEPVSVPMPVCVRFLQP is encoded by the coding sequence ATGGTCCCGATGAGCTTTGCACTGGCGGTGTTGACGATTGCCGCCGGTTCCGCGACCGCGAAGGAACCCAAAAACGAACTACTCGTCTACTTCGGCACATACACTCGAGGCGATAGCGCGAGCGAAGGAATTTACCTATCTCGACTCGATCTGACTACCGGCGAGCTTTCGAAACCCGAACTGGCGGCGAAGTTGCCGAACCCGTCATTTTTGGAATTCCATCCCAACAAGAAGTTCGCGTACGCTGTCAGTGAAATGGCCAATTTCGAAGGCAAGAAGACCGGGGCCGTCACCGCTCTGGCGATCGACTCCCAAACCGGCAAGCTCACGGAATTGAACCGGAAGCCGTCGGGCGGTGTCGGGCCTTGTCATGTGTCTGTCGATGCGAAAGGCACGACCGTTTTCGTAGCGAATTACGGGGCCGGTAGTTGTGCGTCCCTCCCGATCGAAGACGACGGTTCCCTGCAAGACCCTGCCACCGTCATGCAGCACGAAGGTTCCAGCGTGAATCCACGTCGCCAAAAAGGACCGCACGCCCACAGCATCAATCTCGATCCAGCAAACAAACACGCTTACGTGTGCGATCTCGGTTTGGACCAAGTCCTGATCTACGGATTCGATCCTAACACGAGTGAACTCACCAAGAACGACCCGCCGTTTGCCAAGATTGAACCCGGTTCCGGTCCCCGACATTTCGCGTTCCATCCGAACGGCAAGACGGCGTACATCAACGGCGAAATGACGATGACCGTAGTGACGCTGGAATACGACGCCGACACCGGCGGAATGACTCCGGTGCAAACGCTTTCAACGATGCCGGAGAAACACAACGGCACGAATCTCTCCACAGCCGAAGTCCGCGTGCATCCGAGCGGTAAGTTCGTGTATGTCTCTAACCGAGGCCATCACACAATCGCAATTTTCCGAGTCAATCCAGACACCGGAAAACTCTCGGCGGTTGGCCATGCATCGACTCGTGGCGAAACACCTCGAAACTTCAACATCACCCCCGACGGCAAATTTTTACTGGCTGCCAATCAAGATTCGGATGACGTCGCGGTCTTCACAATCGACCAAGAAACCGGCAAACTCGATCCAGTGGGTGAACCGGTCTCGGTGCCGATGCCGGTTTGCGTTCGATTCCTTCAACCATAA